In Vigna unguiculata cultivar IT97K-499-35 chromosome 3, ASM411807v1, whole genome shotgun sequence, a single genomic region encodes these proteins:
- the LOC114178846 gene encoding carbonic anhydrase 2-like encodes MAGQTYEEAVAALTKLISEKADLGAVAVAKINQLTTELKNDASKPFNPDERIRTGFDHFKNEKFQKNPELYGELAKGQSPKFLVFACSDSRVCPSHILDFQPGEAFVVRNIANMVPPYDKTKYSGTGAAIEYAVLHLKVENIVVIGHSCCGGIKGLMSIPDDGTTASEFIENWVQICTPAKSKVKTEAGTLEFSELCTNCEKEAVNVSVGNLLTYPFVREGVVNKTLALKGAHYNFVKGSFELWDLDFKISNSLTV; translated from the exons ATGGCCGGACAGACATACGAGGAAGCCGTTGCAGCGTTGACCAAGCTTATAAG CGAGAAAGCTGACCTGGGTGCCGTCGCCGTCGCAAAAATCAATCAGTTGACGACAGAGCTGAAGAACGATGCGTCGAAGCCGTTCAACCCGGACGAGAGGATCCGAACCGGGTTCGACCACTTCAAGAACGAGAAATTCCA gAAGAATCCAGAATTGTATGGTGAACTTGCCAAAGGCCAGAGTCCTAAG TTTCTGGTGTTTGCTTGCTCAGACTCGAGAGTTTGCCCTTCCCATATTCTGGATTTCCAACCGGGTGAAGCGTTTGTGGTCCGAAATATAGCCAACATGGTTCCTCCTTATGACAAG ACCAAGTATTCAGGAACAGGAGCGGCCATTGAATATGCAGTGCTGCATTTAAAG GTGGAGAATATTGTGGTCATTGGACACAGTTGCTGTGGAGGTATAAAGGGCCTAATGTCCATCCCAGATGATGGGACCACTGCAAG TGAATTCATAGAGAATTGGGTCCAAATTTGCACTCCGGCAAAGTCCAAGGTTAAGACTGAAGCAGGCACATTGGAATTTTCGGAGCTGTGTACCAACTGCGAGAAG GAAGCTGTGAATGTATCAGTTGGGAACCTTTTGACTTATCCATTTGTGAGAGAAGGTGTTGTGAATAAAACGCTTGCTTTGAAAGGTGCACATTACAATTTCGTTAAGGGTAGCTTTGAGCTGTGGGATCTGGACTTCAAAATCTCTAACTCTCTCACTGTTTAA